A window of Haliscomenobacter hydrossis DSM 1100 contains these coding sequences:
- a CDS encoding BrxA/BrxB family bacilliredoxin, translating to MYPIEIVAPMSQDLTSFGFKGLSTVEEVIDALDQDTGTTMVVVNSVCGCAAANARPGAKMALQGAKKPDNLVTVFAGVDQAATAKAREYMLPYPPSSPAIALFKDGKLVHFLERHHIEGRSAEIIAENLKMAFERYC from the coding sequence ATGTATCCAATCGAGATTGTCGCGCCAATGTCTCAGGACCTGACTTCTTTCGGGTTCAAAGGTTTATCCACTGTTGAAGAAGTTATTGATGCACTGGATCAAGACACTGGAACAACCATGGTTGTAGTCAATTCTGTGTGCGGCTGTGCGGCAGCAAACGCTCGTCCAGGAGCAAAAATGGCGCTGCAAGGTGCCAAAAAACCGGATAATCTGGTGACGGTATTTGCCGGCGTTGACCAGGCTGCCACTGCCAAAGCACGTGAATACATGCTGCCTTACCCTCCATCTTCACCAGCGATTGCGCTGTTCAAAGATGGAAAATTGGTTCACTTCCTGGAAAGACACCACATCGAGGGTCGTTCTGCGGAGATTATTGCGGAGAATTTGAAGATGGCTTTTGAGCGGTATTGCTAA
- a CDS encoding Gfo/Idh/MocA family protein, translating to MLKIGVLGTGHLGKIHLKCIQLAVETYDLVGFYDPNPAMAKAVAEQFNIRAFASVEALIQAVDVVDIVTPTTTHFALAVQVIQAGKHVFIEKPLTHTIAEAEELIRLSKEYGVQVQVGHVERFNPALLALENTDLNPMFIEAHRLAAFNPRGTDVSVVLDLMIHDLDIVLSMVDAKPTKVSANGVAVVSETPDIANARIEFDNGCVANLTASRISMKQMRKVRFFQRDAYISLDFLEKNAQVVRLYDQDAANLPENANLLEWHTPQGVKMLHIDMPPIESVNAIKMELESFADSIVNHTTPKVSIEDGYQALKLAYEIIREIDQGSWKVDLTKE from the coding sequence CGGTAGAAACGTATGATTTGGTGGGTTTTTACGACCCCAACCCGGCGATGGCCAAAGCCGTGGCCGAACAATTCAATATCCGAGCTTTTGCGTCGGTCGAAGCCCTTATCCAGGCCGTTGATGTGGTGGACATTGTCACGCCCACCACCACCCACTTTGCCCTGGCCGTACAAGTTATCCAGGCAGGCAAACACGTTTTTATCGAAAAACCGCTTACCCATACCATCGCGGAGGCCGAAGAGTTGATTCGATTGAGCAAAGAATATGGGGTACAAGTACAAGTTGGGCACGTTGAGCGCTTCAACCCCGCTTTGTTGGCCCTCGAAAATACAGACCTCAACCCCATGTTCATTGAAGCACACCGCCTCGCTGCATTCAATCCGCGCGGAACGGACGTGTCGGTGGTACTCGACCTGATGATCCACGACCTGGACATTGTATTGAGTATGGTTGACGCGAAGCCGACCAAAGTAAGCGCCAACGGGGTTGCGGTGGTCAGCGAAACGCCAGATATTGCGAACGCGCGCATTGAGTTTGACAATGGTTGTGTAGCCAACCTGACCGCCAGTCGCATCTCGATGAAACAAATGCGCAAAGTGCGCTTCTTTCAACGCGATGCCTACATCAGTCTCGATTTTTTGGAAAAAAACGCCCAGGTAGTTCGCCTGTACGACCAAGATGCCGCGAATTTGCCCGAAAATGCGAACCTATTGGAATGGCATACACCCCAGGGAGTAAAAATGCTGCACATTGATATGCCGCCCATTGAGTCGGTCAATGCCATTAAAATGGAACTGGAGTCTTTTGCCGATAGTATTGTCAACCATACCACGCCCAAGGTCAGCATCGAAGATGGTTACCAGGCTTTGAAGCTTGCTTACGAGATCATTCGGGAGATTGACCAGGGTTCCTGGAAAGTAGACTTAACAAAGGAGTAA
- a CDS encoding sugar transferase, translated as MSTSKIDYFKAARTRKQHTLIYKFADFLSAMVAWACFFSYRKVMVESGSFPIDVVADQNFWYGVLMIPLGWTLFYSVFDQYKDIYRLSRLSTLARTLFLSFFGAVFLFFAVILDDFIPSYHTYYASFFTLFTLHFLITATVRMILLTRASKRLKSGQVSFNTLIIGGNASAVELYQDMHSRKKSLGYNLLGFIDTNGKSSNELHRHLPKLGHVNTIPAVVRDCNVEEVIIAIETSEHNRIREILNTLFEFTPPVQVNIIPDMYDIMLGTVKMNHVYGAVLIQIRQDLLANWQVIIKRMIDLVASSLFLLFFAPLYAYIALRVKMSSQGPIFYAQERVGHNGKPFFIFKFRSMYTDAENQGPQLSQDGDNRVTPWGAIMRKYRLDELPQFWNVLRGEMALVGPRPERQFYIDQIVPRAPHYKHLLKVRPGITSWGQVKYGYASNVDQMIQRLKFDLLYIENMSLALDFKILFYTVLVLIQGKGK; from the coding sequence TTGTCCACTTCTAAAATTGACTACTTCAAAGCTGCGCGTACACGCAAACAGCACACCCTGATCTATAAGTTCGCCGATTTTCTGTCTGCCATGGTGGCCTGGGCCTGTTTTTTTAGTTACCGCAAGGTGATGGTCGAAAGTGGCTCTTTCCCCATAGATGTAGTAGCGGATCAGAATTTTTGGTACGGGGTGCTGATGATTCCGCTGGGTTGGACGCTTTTCTATTCCGTTTTTGACCAATACAAAGATATTTATCGGCTTTCGCGTTTGTCTACCTTGGCCCGCACCTTATTCCTGAGTTTTTTTGGGGCGGTTTTTCTGTTTTTTGCCGTCATCCTGGATGATTTTATTCCGAGTTATCATACCTATTACGCTTCTTTTTTTACCCTCTTCACCCTGCATTTCCTGATCACGGCTACAGTGCGGATGATTTTGCTCACCCGAGCAAGCAAACGCCTAAAGTCCGGGCAGGTGAGTTTTAATACCCTGATCATTGGAGGAAATGCCAGCGCGGTAGAATTGTACCAGGACATGCACTCCCGCAAAAAAAGTTTGGGCTATAATTTATTGGGCTTCATTGACACCAACGGTAAAAGTTCCAACGAACTGCATCGGCATTTGCCCAAACTCGGGCATGTCAATACCATTCCGGCAGTGGTGCGGGATTGCAACGTAGAAGAGGTCATCATTGCCATCGAAACCAGCGAGCACAACCGCATTCGCGAAATCCTCAATACTCTTTTTGAATTCACGCCGCCGGTGCAGGTCAACATCATTCCCGATATGTACGACATCATGTTGGGAACGGTAAAAATGAACCACGTATATGGCGCGGTATTGATTCAAATTCGTCAGGATTTGTTGGCCAACTGGCAAGTCATCATCAAACGGATGATTGATCTGGTGGCTTCTTCCTTGTTTTTGCTGTTTTTTGCTCCGCTGTATGCCTACATCGCCTTGCGGGTAAAAATGTCTTCACAAGGCCCCATCTTTTACGCTCAGGAGCGGGTTGGGCACAATGGCAAGCCGTTTTTTATTTTTAAATTCCGCTCCATGTACACCGATGCAGAAAACCAAGGCCCCCAACTTTCCCAAGATGGCGACAACCGGGTAACACCCTGGGGGGCCATCATGCGCAAATACCGCCTGGATGAATTGCCCCAGTTTTGGAACGTGCTGCGTGGAGAAATGGCGCTGGTGGGCCCACGGCCCGAGCGGCAATTTTACATCGATCAAATTGTGCCCCGCGCACCTCATTACAAGCACCTGCTCAAGGTGCGCCCCGGCATCACTTCCTGGGGACAAGTCAAATACGGTTACGCCTCCAACGTTGACCAAATGATTCAGCGCCTGAAATTCGATTTGTTGTACATCGAAAACATGTCTTTGGCGCTGGACTTCAAAATCCTTTTTTATACGGTGCTGGTGTTGATTCAAGGCAAAGGAAAGTAA
- a CDS encoding AraC family transcriptional regulator — MTGPSYRLINPQANRSFVFKWETFDLSTRWHYHPELELIYFMKGRTNSVIGDGFGEFSAGDLVLLGANFPHVLQENPAFKRQYPEERPFGLIIQFTEDFLGETFKNAPEMQPLRSLFQRARRGLHFGEVLSAAVKPLLHEMCDQHDTRKLVQLLNVLVTLAESNDFEYLVNQDYYFDFSKDEERMWRINQYVYANFQEAISISKAAEIANMSETAFCRYFKTRTLKTFTRFLNEIRIAYACKLLQKKDSTVTQACFEAGFNSLSYFDRTFKEVMGKSPLEHRRMHEGL, encoded by the coding sequence ATGACCGGACCATCTTATCGTTTGATCAATCCACAGGCCAATCGTTCCTTTGTGTTCAAGTGGGAAACCTTTGATTTGAGCACTCGCTGGCACTATCACCCTGAACTGGAATTGATTTATTTTATGAAAGGCCGTACCAATAGTGTCATCGGCGACGGATTTGGCGAGTTTTCAGCAGGAGATCTGGTACTGCTGGGCGCTAATTTTCCACATGTTTTACAGGAAAATCCCGCCTTCAAACGCCAGTACCCAGAAGAAAGGCCATTTGGTTTGATCATCCAATTCACCGAAGATTTTTTAGGGGAAACGTTTAAAAATGCGCCGGAAATGCAGCCGTTGCGGAGTTTGTTCCAGCGGGCCAGGCGAGGATTGCACTTTGGAGAAGTCCTTAGCGCCGCGGTAAAGCCTTTACTGCACGAGATGTGCGATCAACACGATACGCGCAAGCTGGTGCAATTGCTCAATGTGTTGGTTACCCTGGCGGAAAGCAACGATTTTGAGTATTTGGTCAATCAGGATTATTACTTCGATTTCAGCAAAGATGAGGAACGGATGTGGCGCATCAACCAGTACGTATACGCCAATTTTCAGGAGGCGATTAGCATCAGCAAGGCAGCGGAAATAGCCAACATGAGTGAAACGGCCTTTTGCCGCTATTTCAAAACGCGCACTTTAAAAACTTTTACCCGTTTTTTGAATGAAATCCGCATTGCATATGCCTGCAAGCTCTTGCAAAAGAAGGACAGCACAGTGACGCAGGCTTGTTTTGAAGCAGGATTTAATAGCCTGTCTTATTTTGACCGGACGTTTAAAGAAGTGATGGGGAAATCGCCGCTGGAGCATCGGAGGATGCATGAGGGGTTGTAA